Proteins co-encoded in one Raphanus sativus cultivar WK10039 unplaced genomic scaffold, ASM80110v3 Scaffold1357, whole genome shotgun sequence genomic window:
- the LOC130504097 gene encoding uncharacterized protein LOC130504097 gives IKDPVKLSSKLTRALYRKLQHSPNTWVAYTTSRVGSARFPERYQASFPDSVTVAGLEVSEGDSILEVSSGASTSSKTQSQKMPIQPSFRSRGRSTKAASSSRGSDKNQGGSFLDSVKEVLDEGGSAPAKGVVSSEPKVQEVGLPSEVPMTEADPQVMRDPPESEPPRNKRSRTDQVDRPSRSSSSSSRGGTVGWTFSHSKPGSVLDDPWGLATLMRHMKSPGCPLPSISNITHKDEYVDIAHHMGQLAGAINRAQFKFEDAVHNAPSAEELAQFLALVVKYDSLIIIESCVKSERLWSFLVP, from the exons AACTTACCAGAGCTCTCTACAGGAAGCTACAGCATAGCCCTAACACTTGGGTAGCTTACACTACTTCGAGagttggatcagctaggttccctGAACGGTACCAAgcgtccttccctgattcagtgacggttgctggtttagaag tttctgaaggtgattccattctcgaagtttcctccggagcaagtacttcttcgaagactcaatcacagaagatgccaattcaaccttccttccgttccaggggtagatcgaccaaggctgccagctcctctagagggagtGATAAGAACCAAGGGGGATCCTTCCTCGACTCTGTGAAGGAGGTTCTTGATGAAGGAGGCTCTGCCCCTGCTAAAGGTGTCGTCTCTTCGGAACCCaaggttcaggaagttggccttccctccgaggtcccgATGACTGAAGCTGATCCTCAAGTAATGAGGGACCCCCCGGAGTCTGAGCccccgaggaacaagaggtcccgaacCGACCAGGTTGatagaccttcgaggtcttcctcctcctcctctagaggaggaaccgttggctggacCTTTTCTCATTCAAAGCCTGGATCGGTCTTGGACGatccgtggggtttggctactctgatgaggcacatgaagagtcccgggtgtcccctcccctcgatctccaatatcacgcacaaggatgagtacgtcgatattgctcatcacatgggtcag CTGGCTGGAGCTATTAACAGAGCTCAATTCAAGTTTGAGGACGCTGTACACAATGCTCCTAGCGCTGAGGAGTTAGCCCAG tttttggctTTAGTCGTGAAATATGACAGCTTGATTATAATCGAATCTTGTGTTAAGTCTGAaagactttggtcgtttttagttccttaa